TTAATTTTGGTTTAACTATCTTGCCAACTAACTTTATTCTACCAGGTATCTTTGCGATCGGATGTATTATTTCATTTGCGATGGGTACATCAATGGGAACAGTAACTGCACTTGCACCAATAGCAGTTGGTGTAGCTGATCAAACTGGAATTAGCATAGCACTTGCATTAGGAGTAGTTGTTGGTGGAGCTATGTTTGGTGACAACCTTTCTTTTGTATCTGATACAACGATTGCAGCTACGAGAACTCAGGGAGTGGAATTAAGGGATAAATTTAAGATGAACTTCTTAATCGTACTACCAGCTGTAATTGTGACCCTGATAATTCTAATGTTTATTCCAATCAATACTGCAGCAATTGATGTAGGAACATATTCTTTAGTTAATATCCTTCCTTATATTGGTGTAATAATTAGTGCACTAATTGGTCTTAATGTTATGGTAGTATTAGTAATCGGAATTGGAATTGGAAGTATAGTTGGTCTTATTGGTGGATCATTTACTGTAATTGAACTCTTAGGATTTATTCAAAGAGGTATGGGCTGGATGCAGAATTTAGCTATTATAGCTATGATCATCGGTGGTATTGTAGAATTGATGAAACATTATGGTGGTATAGACTATCTATTAAATAAAGTTACTGCAAATATTAAATCTAAAAAAGGTGGAGAATTTGGAATTGCAATGCTTGTTAGTTTAATTGATATAGCAACTGCCAATAACACTATTTCTATAATAACTGCAGGTCCTTTAGCAAAAGATATATCTAAAGAATATGATATTGACCCAAGAAGAACAGCCAGTTTATTAGATATATTTTCAGCATCATTTCAAGGATTTATACCTTATGGTGGACAACTTTTAGTTGCTGCAGGTATAGGTGCAATATCACCAGTTAAGATAATGCCATTTACAATTTATCCAATCTTACTTTTTGTATTTGGAAGTCTGGCAATTATTCTTGGAATTCCGAACTTTAAAAATAAAGCAGAAGATTCATTTGCTGAAACAGATGAAAATATAGAGAATATAAAATAAATAAGTAACTATTTTTAGGAGGATCTACAATGTACACAATCGATTTAAAAGATAAGGTAGCAGTTGTTACTGGGGGTAACAGAGGAATCGGAAAGAGTATTGTGGAGATATTGTTAAAAGCGGGCGCAAAAGTTGTTGTATATGATATGCAGGTAGACTCAGTTGAAGAATTAAAAAAAGAGTATGGAGAAGAAAATATTGCTGGCTATGCAGGTAGTGTAACTGACAGTAAAGCAGTAGAAAAAATGACTACTGAAGTAGTTGAACATTTTGGTAGTTATGACCTACTTATTAATAATGCTGGCATTTCGACTATGGATTATGTAGTAGATATTAAGGAAGAAGACTGGGATAAAGTCATGGATGTAAATGCTAAAGGTGTATTTTTAGTTAGTCAGCAAGCTGCAAGACAAATGTTAAAGCAGGAAAATAGAGGTAAGATAATTAATATTTCTTCTCAGGCTGGGAAAAATGGATATCGAGGAATGGGCAATTATGTATCAAGTAAGCATGCTGTTTTAGGACTTACAAAAACTATGGCAGTTGAACTTGCCCCTGAACAAATTAATGTTAATGCAGTCTGCCCAGGTATAGTAGAAACTGAAATGAAGCATCGAGAAAGAGTTATTGGAGCAGAAGTTAGAGGTATGAAACCAGAAGAAATCGAAGCAGAAGATAATTCTCAGGTGCCTTTAGGTAGAACAGCTCAACCAGAAGAGATTGCTAAAGTAGTCCTTTTCTTAGCCTCAGAGATGGGAGATTATTTAACAGGTCAGGCAGTAAATGTAACTGGTGGTATGACAATGCATTAAAAGCTAATAAATTGTAGTAATAATTAAATTAATATTTAAAGTAATTATACAACAATATATATAGTTTAAATCGAGCACTATTTGCTAAATAATAAGGAGGAATATAATGAAATTAGAATTAGAAAGAATGAAAATTATGGAGTTTGGCAAGAAATTAGTAGATACCGGCCTGACTAAGGGGACAGGTGGTAACTTAAGTATTTATAACCCGGAAGAAGAATTAATGGCTATCAGCCCAACGGGAATCCCCTATTATGATATCAGATTAGAGGATATAGTGGTCATGGATCTTGAGGGTAATATAGTTGAAGGTGATAGACAGCCATCGAGTGAATATGAAATGCATAAAGTATTTTACGAAAAAAGAGATGATATATTTGCTGTAGTTCACTGTCATTCAATTTATTCAACTACAATCTCAATCTTAAGAGAAGATTTACCTGCCTCTCATTACATGATTGCTTTAGCAGGGAAGAATGTCCGCTGTGCTGAATATGCAACATATGGCTCTCCAGAACTGGCAGTAAACGCCTTTGAAGCTATGAAGGATAGATATGCTGTAATCCTGGCCAATCACGGCCTGCTGACTGGAGCAGACTGTATAGAAAATGCATTTAACACTGCAGAAGAATTAGAATATGTAGCAGAAACATATTATAGAGCCAGAGCAATAGGAGAACCTGTGATTTTAGATGATCAGGAAATGGAAAAAATGCAGGAAAAGTTTAAGCATTACGGACAGGCTAGAACAGAAAGTTAAATATATAAAATAAGATAAAACACCTAAGAGGTATGGGTTCTTAAATTTAAGAATCCATACCTCTTTTTTTATTACTATTAATTATTATAACCAAATCAGAATAGAAATTTATCTAAACAAATAATTGGTCATCAGATTATAAAACTAATATTTTTAAGTTAATTTTTTTAAAATAAAGGAATAAATATACTTATAAAGAATTAAGAATTAAGTAATAAAAGTATTTTATTTTAATATCTTACTTTTCATAAGATTAATCGACAGAAAATTACAAAAGTATGCATTGATAGACATTAAGCTGCTATCAGCTTAATCTTTTTCAAAATGAGTAACTAAAAGATTTGATAGCGGCATTAATAATGGGAAAAAGGCAAATGGTAGATAATCAATAGTATTAACACCTAAAACAGCGGTCATCATTAAAGCATTTACGTTCCAGGGAATTAGTGGTGAAAATATTAAACCTGAATCTCCAACTGCCCTTGCCAAATCTTTTCTTTCTAAATGCATTTGATCATAATTTTCCCCGAGCATTTTGGCAGGTAAAAACACTCCAAGAAATTGATTGCAGCCTAATGTTGCTGAAACAATGCCTGCAAATAAGGTAACAGCAACCAAATGTATTTTTTCTTTTATTAAATGCAAAAATGGTCTTATTATACTGTTTAATACACCTAATTTTTCTAAAAGACCACCTAAAAGTACAGCAAAGATAATCAAAGATATTAATTCCAGCATACTTGTCAGGCCACCACGGGCTAGAATGTTATCTATAAATGTTATACCAGTTCTTTGCTTGATACCTCTGAACATAATATTCAGAAGTTTTGACCAACTGTTGTTAGTAAAAAGTATTCCCATTCCTAAAGAAAAAAGAATATTTAAAGCTAAATTAATAATAGTTGGAATTTTAAATACAGCCAGTATAATAATTAAAATCGGTGGTAAAAGCAGCCAAAAAGAAATTTGAAAGTTGTTTTTTAGCATTTCACTTAAAGTAATTAAATCAGCTGCTGCATTATTATTAGAAAAATTTGTTAAGCCAATTATAAAAAAAGTGAAGGCAGTAATTATGTATGGGATAATAGCAGTTTTAAACATGTGGTAAATCATATCCATTAACCCAGATTCAGAAACATGAGCTGTAATAATTGCAATTGACGAAACTGGTGACATTCTATCTCCAACATAAGATCCAGAAATTATTGCACCAGCAGCCAAAGGCAGATTAAGACCCATTGTCTGTGCTATGCTGATTAAAGCAAGTCCAATCGTACTTGCAGTTCCAACAGCTGTTCCGACAGCCATTGAGACCATTGAAGTAGAAATAAATGATAAAATAAAAAAATATTTAGGACTGATAGTTTTTAATCCATAGTAAATCATTGTTGGCACAGTTCCAACTGCAATCCAAAGAGCTATCATCATCCCAAGTAAAAATAAGATTAAAATAACGTTACCAATATTTCTAAAACTGGAAAAGAGCATATCTTCTATCTCTTTCCACTTGTATCCCCAAAATAAGGCTAAACTGATGATAATCATTATTTCAAAAAACAAAGCAACTTGAATTGGTGCATTCCAGAATAAAACTGAAAGCAAAATTAAGAGAGCCATTGTAATAACAGGAATTATTGCCTGTTTAAAACTCAACATTTTTATTTCCCCCAAATTTATTTATTTTTGGATTAACATAATAACACTATATAATTAATGATTAAGATCTGTCAATGTTTATAATAAATATTCTACTTCAGAAAGGAAGTAAAATGATAAAAAACTTAATTATATTACCAAATCAACTTTTTAAAGAAATTGAGACTATGGAAATAGAAAATATTATTCTTTATGAAGCAGAAGAATATTTTTTGAAATATAATTATAATAAGAAAAAACTTTTACTGCATCGTGCATCAATGCAGAATTTTTATGCTCATCTAAAAAATAAAAATAAAGAGATTAGATATTTAAATTATAAAACCGAACTAAAAAAAGCAATTAAAAACTTTGATTCATTGACAATTTTTGATCCAATTAATAAAGGTATAAAAGATAAAATTAGGGAGATTACAGCAGCTGCAGAAATCAAATTGACTATTCTGGAAAGCCCTAATTTTCTCAGTTCAAATAAAATTAATAAAGATTTTTTTAAAGAGAATGATTTTTTTCAGCATAAATATTATCAGATGCAGCGTAAAAGATTAAATATTCTTCTTAATAAAGAAGGAAAACCGGCAGGGGGAAAATGGAGTTTTGATTCTAAAAACAGAAATAAGTTTCCAAAAGATATTGAAATTCCTAAGCTGCCAGAATTCAATAATGATTATCTTAAAGCAGCAAAAAACTATATTGAAGAAAATTTTAATAATAATCCGGGTGATTTAGAAAAATTTTGTTATCCAATTAATCATAAAGAAGCCGAAGAATTGTTAAATGATTTTATTGAAAATAAATTAGAAAACTTTGGCAAATATCAAGATGGATTTGAAAAAGAGATAGTATTTGGATTTCACTCTTTAATTTCTTCAAGTTTAAATATTGGACTTTTAAATCCCAAGCAGGTAGTTGATAAGGTTCTAGATTTCTATAGTGAAAATGAAATACCGCTCGCTTCTGTAGAAGGCTTTATCCGACAAATTATTGGTTGGCGAGAATATGTTAGAGCACTTTATCAATTAGAGTCAGAAAACATGATTAAGAGCAACTTTTTTAAGCATCAACGAAATTTTCCTCCAAAATTTTACCAGGCAGAATCTGGAATTGAAGTTTTAGATGATTCTATTATAAAAGCAGTAAATTATGCTTATTCTCATCATATTGAAAGGCTAATGGTGCTTGGAAATTTCTTTTTACTTTGTGAACTAGATAAAGATCAAGTATTTGAATGGTTTATGGAAATGTATATTGATGCTTATGAATGGGTTATGTTTGCAAATGTTTATGGGATGAGTCAATATTCTTATCCTGAAATGATGACTAAGCCCTATATTTCTTCAAGTAACTACATATTAAAAATGAGTCATTACCAAAAAGGAGAATGGTCAGAAATCTGGGATGGGCTTTATTGGCGCTTTATTTATAAAAATAAGGATAAGTTTTCAGCTAACCCAAGAATGTCATTGATGATTTCTCTTTTAGATAGAATGGATCAAAAAAAATTAGAAAATCACATTAAAAGAGCAGATAAATTTCTGAAAGAATTGAATAAAAAAGATTAATAAATAATCTGTTTTAATATAAGCTATTTAATTTGGTCTTAACTATCAAAGAAATGAGGGTGTACAAATGATTAATAATCTTGATTTGAAAAGTGTTTTAGATAATATGAGTATAGGAGTTATGTTAGTCGGTGATCAAGAAAAAATTATATATATAAATAAATTATTAACTGAGATAACAGGATACAGCAGAGAGGATTTAGACAATTTAAATGATTGCTTTAAATTAGCTTTTATAAATCCTGCCAAAAGAGACAAACTAGAAAAAAGATTTGATTTTCATGTAGAAAATGATAAATATTTTGATAAAATTTTAAAAATAGAAACTAAATCAGGTCAGTTAAAAGATTTAAAATTTAATGTAAATAAACTACCGAATGGTTATCTACTTGTTAATGTGGTAGATGTTAGTGAAGAAATTGCTAGAAA
Above is a window of Halanaerobium saccharolyticum subsp. saccharolyticum DSM 6643 DNA encoding:
- a CDS encoding Na+/H+ antiporter NhaC family protein — translated: MSKNKGRLIGLTPLILFLVLFVGTGLITGDFDNMPLLVAFFISAGYALLLNKEGEKLSITKKIDMFMKGGGEPTIVLLVVIFLLAGAFYSVNDAMGAVESTVNFGLTILPTNFILPGIFAIGCIISFAMGTSMGTVTALAPIAVGVADQTGISIALALGVVVGGAMFGDNLSFVSDTTIAATRTQGVELRDKFKMNFLIVLPAVIVTLIILMFIPINTAAIDVGTYSLVNILPYIGVIISALIGLNVMVVLVIGIGIGSIVGLIGGSFTVIELLGFIQRGMGWMQNLAIIAMIIGGIVELMKHYGGIDYLLNKVTANIKSKKGGEFGIAMLVSLIDIATANNTISIITAGPLAKDISKEYDIDPRRTASLLDIFSASFQGFIPYGGQLLVAAGIGAISPVKIMPFTIYPILLFVFGSLAIILGIPNFKNKAEDSFAETDENIENIK
- a CDS encoding SDR family NAD(P)-dependent oxidoreductase; the protein is MYTIDLKDKVAVVTGGNRGIGKSIVEILLKAGAKVVVYDMQVDSVEELKKEYGEENIAGYAGSVTDSKAVEKMTTEVVEHFGSYDLLINNAGISTMDYVVDIKEEDWDKVMDVNAKGVFLVSQQAARQMLKQENRGKIINISSQAGKNGYRGMGNYVSSKHAVLGLTKTMAVELAPEQINVNAVCPGIVETEMKHRERVIGAEVRGMKPEEIEAEDNSQVPLGRTAQPEEIAKVVLFLASEMGDYLTGQAVNVTGGMTMH
- a CDS encoding L-fuculose-phosphate aldolase, translated to MKLELERMKIMEFGKKLVDTGLTKGTGGNLSIYNPEEELMAISPTGIPYYDIRLEDIVVMDLEGNIVEGDRQPSSEYEMHKVFYEKRDDIFAVVHCHSIYSTTISILREDLPASHYMIALAGKNVRCAEYATYGSPELAVNAFEAMKDRYAVILANHGLLTGADCIENAFNTAEELEYVAETYYRARAIGEPVILDDQEMEKMQEKFKHYGQARTES
- a CDS encoding Na+/H+ antiporter NhaC family protein produces the protein MLSFKQAIIPVITMALLILLSVLFWNAPIQVALFFEIMIIISLALFWGYKWKEIEDMLFSSFRNIGNVILILFLLGMMIALWIAVGTVPTMIYYGLKTISPKYFFILSFISTSMVSMAVGTAVGTASTIGLALISIAQTMGLNLPLAAGAIISGSYVGDRMSPVSSIAIITAHVSESGLMDMIYHMFKTAIIPYIITAFTFFIIGLTNFSNNNAAADLITLSEMLKNNFQISFWLLLPPILIIILAVFKIPTIINLALNILFSLGMGILFTNNSWSKLLNIMFRGIKQRTGITFIDNILARGGLTSMLELISLIIFAVLLGGLLEKLGVLNSIIRPFLHLIKEKIHLVAVTLFAGIVSATLGCNQFLGVFLPAKMLGENYDQMHLERKDLARAVGDSGLIFSPLIPWNVNALMMTAVLGVNTIDYLPFAFFPLLMPLSNLLVTHFEKD
- a CDS encoding cryptochrome/photolyase family protein, whose amino-acid sequence is MIKNLIILPNQLFKEIETMEIENIILYEAEEYFLKYNYNKKKLLLHRASMQNFYAHLKNKNKEIRYLNYKTELKKAIKNFDSLTIFDPINKGIKDKIREITAAAEIKLTILESPNFLSSNKINKDFFKENDFFQHKYYQMQRKRLNILLNKEGKPAGGKWSFDSKNRNKFPKDIEIPKLPEFNNDYLKAAKNYIEENFNNNPGDLEKFCYPINHKEAEELLNDFIENKLENFGKYQDGFEKEIVFGFHSLISSSLNIGLLNPKQVVDKVLDFYSENEIPLASVEGFIRQIIGWREYVRALYQLESENMIKSNFFKHQRNFPPKFYQAESGIEVLDDSIIKAVNYAYSHHIERLMVLGNFFLLCELDKDQVFEWFMEMYIDAYEWVMFANVYGMSQYSYPEMMTKPYISSSNYILKMSHYQKGEWSEIWDGLYWRFIYKNKDKFSANPRMSLMISLLDRMDQKKLENHIKRADKFLKELNKKD